Genomic DNA from Acyrthosiphon pisum isolate AL4f unplaced genomic scaffold, pea_aphid_22Mar2018_4r6ur Scaffold_21749;HRSCAF=24772, whole genome shotgun sequence:
ATTTCTGTCACCCAGTGCAGATGAACTggaggtaaatattataaaacttaaaaatttagttatattCAATTCTGcaaataatctttatttttatttacttaagtatgatataaataataaatatacctagcATTCATAGGTTAAAcgagtaaaagaaaaaatgttgatgaGTCAAAAGCTAGAAGTAGTAAAAATCGgaaaggtaataattaatattatttctaaaatattatacacacacacacacacacacacacacacatttttaataccaaatgaaatgttactttattttatatatcagcAATTAGAATCATACAAGGATACTTTTATGGATTTAATTTCAAaaggaaaatttgaaaacgatGTATCGAACACATTAACCATGAAGGAAGGAAATAGTTCATACACTTTTAAATATCCTGTTGCGCCACCCTGTGAAGACTACTATGTAATTCAGCACtataaaattaacacaattcaaaatattccgTCAGATGAAAGGTTAGTAAAAAACTATGGTCTATAacatgtgtaaaataaaaatatattaaatattgaatttttgtaCTAGATGGAAACATGCGGAAGCTAGTATTAAAATTCATACATCTAGTAGAGATACAAAagattcaaacatttcaaacaaaatcaatgATGTTGTTCGAGAAATATTGGACCGTGTTTTAGCAGAtcctaagaaaaaaattatcaaaaatactaaaaagtaaattaatcacaatttaaatgtataaactgttttattaatattgttgaaagtgcagcttgacagactaaacgttttagtattaatataaatgaataacacgacaatatgattatgtatgagtataatatataataacgtacaactggacaatttaacgtgactgtacacacacaccgtatacgcactgtacgacggtggctgtgcaagtgattcttacatacttcaaaggccctatatatatgcacaaccgAGTCATGTTACATCCNNNNNNNNNNNNNNNNNNNNNNNNNNNNNNNNNNNNNNNNNNNNNNNNNNAAACCTAGCCAGCGAACGAAATACACGTCGGCCTTTGGTACGAATTACTTTTTCCACCAGATAATCGTCGGGCCACAA
This window encodes:
- the LOC107883281 gene encoding uncharacterized protein LOC107883281, with product MLMSQKLEVVKIGKQLESYKDTFMDLISKGKFENDVSNTLTMKEGNSSYTFKYPVAPPCEDYYVIQHYKINTIQNIPSDERWKHAEASIKIHTSSRDTKDSNISNKINDVVREILDRPYIRSNPDLIQGPKCAFKSL